One genomic segment of Catalinimonas alkaloidigena includes these proteins:
- a CDS encoding DUF2262 domain-containing protein, giving the protein MSIFKKEELDTFTGIVDEDGVAKVGTDDAVSLGFSFFAYAKNDSEIIEEDIYVTKEIPSFQYDVSNINQLDIITIKGVQIEHYGQQRILLSSIEQVNIEDKRFELIRNKRKQPIIFHSERLGVFTLERGPNWFVSTQIWCDHEIELMLMDEDTPPIRSEEVAISLFEKQRDWNKKFIQIIIEELLPLKNESWLEEHDEPFTESEFEKRIKITSISVWDDGAFESWFDDGDLFWGHGINVNGNLSDGVESADLVG; this is encoded by the coding sequence ATGAGCATATTTAAGAAAGAAGAACTTGATACATTCACAGGCATTGTAGATGAAGATGGTGTCGCAAAAGTGGGTACAGACGATGCTGTATCATTGGGGTTTAGCTTTTTTGCCTATGCTAAGAATGATTCAGAGATTATTGAAGAAGATATATACGTTACTAAAGAAATTCCTTCTTTTCAATATGATGTGAGCAATATCAATCAACTGGATATCATTACCATTAAGGGAGTACAGATAGAGCATTATGGTCAGCAGCGCATTCTACTTTCATCCATTGAGCAAGTTAATATAGAGGACAAAAGGTTTGAGCTTATAAGAAATAAGAGGAAGCAACCCATCATCTTTCATAGTGAGCGATTAGGGGTATTCACTTTAGAAAGAGGTCCGAACTGGTTTGTTTCAACCCAGATATGGTGTGATCATGAAATAGAATTGATGTTGATGGATGAAGATACGCCGCCCATCCGCTCAGAAGAAGTAGCCATTTCTTTATTTGAAAAGCAGCGAGATTGGAATAAGAAATTTATTCAAATCATCATTGAAGAGCTATTGCCTCTAAAGAATGAAAGTTGGTTAGAAGAACACGATGAGCCATTCACTGAAAGTGAGTTTGAAAAAAGAATCAAGATAACTTCCATAAGTGTCTGGGATGATGGGGCTTTTGAAAGCTGGTTTGATGATGGAGATTTGTTTTGGGGACATGGAATTAATGTAAATGGTAATTTATCTGATGGCGTTGAAAGCGCAGATTTAGTGGGATGA